One region of Cucurbita pepo subsp. pepo cultivar mu-cu-16 chromosome LG03, ASM280686v2, whole genome shotgun sequence genomic DNA includes:
- the LOC111789723 gene encoding uncharacterized protein LOC111789723 — MEARLQLRKAGTTTIVDATNYRSIVGSLRYLVNQELYGDNNPRLFTYWTADAYQATGCYNLLCLGFVQTNRRIAIGAAIAPTSSYNGSEEWELVVGIRVECDGRVLAGVFVHSPSKPRNDDTVCRRGXKDPKNGNWWLEFGSSVMVEYWPAFLFTHLQSHATTIQFAGEVVNSRAWGFHTATEMGSGHFAGEGFQKASYFRNLKVMNWDNSLIPLSNLKVLADHPNCYNIRPRINRVWENYFYYRGWGRNVKCP; from the exons atggaggcccgACTCCAGCTAAGGAAGGCCGGCACTACGACGATAGTCGATGCCACCAATTACCGCAGCATTGTTGGGAGCctgcgctatctg GTTAACCAAGAGCTTTATGGAGACAACAATCCAAGATTGTTCACTTATTGGACA GCCGACGCATATCAAGCAACAGGCTGCTACAATTTACTCTGTCTAGGCTTCGTTCAAACCAACCGTAGAATCGCCATTGGAGCTGCAATTGCTCCAACTTCCTCCTACAATG GATCCGAAGAATGGGAATTGGTGGTTGGAATTCGGGTCGAGTGTGATGGTCGAGTACTGGCCGGCGTTTTTGTTCACTCACCTTCAAAGCCACGCAACGACGATACAGTTTGCCGGAGAGGTANAAAGGATCCGAAGAATGGGAATTGGTGGTTGGAATTCGGGTCGAGTGTGATGGTCGAGTACTGGCCGGCGTTTTTGTTCACTCACCTTCAAAGCCACGCAACGACGATACAGTTTGCCGGAGAGGTAGTGAATTCGAGGGCGTGGGGATTTCACACGGCGACAGAAATGGGGAGTGGGCATTTCGCAGGCGAAGGATTCCAAAAAGCTTCTTATTTTCGAAATCTGAAGGTTATGAATTGGGATAATAGTTTGATTCCATTGTCCAATTTGAAGGTTTTGGCAGATCATCCAAATTGCTATAATATTCGACCTCGGATTAATAGAGTTTgggaaaattatttttactatagAGGGTGGGGAAGAAATGTGAAGTGcccttaa